From Azospirillum brasilense:
CAGGCGTGCGGCCTGTGGCGCAAAGCGATGCCGAGCATCTCGTCCGTTGCCGCCATCTCCAGGTTCAGCGGCAGCCGGATCTCCGCCATCAGCCGCTCGATGTCGGAATCGACGATGTGGCGGCGATCCTCGCGCAGGTGGGCGGTGATGCCGTCGGCCCCGGCCTCGGCTGCGAGCTTTGCCGCACGCACGGGATCGGGATAACGCCCGCCCCGCGCGTTGCGGACGGTCGCCACATGGTCGATGTTCACGCCGAGGCGCAGAGGGCGGGGCATAGGTTCGAAACTCCGGTGTCGCGCCGGTCCCGCATCCTGCATCCGGCGGGTACCGGTTCTCCCTGCTATATAGCGGTGGCGTCGCGTCGCGTCACGCCGTCATTCGACGACGTGATGCGCGGCGATCCGCGCGGCGAGTGCCTTCAGCTCCTCGATGGGCGGGTCGTGGCGCGGCCAGACCAGTTCGGCGCCGTCGTTCTCGTAGCGCGGCACCACATGCACGTGGATGTGCGGCACCGTCTGCCAGCCCGCTGGCCTGTTCGTCTGGAGAAGCGTGATCCCCTCCGGCGAAAAGGCCGCCTGGACGGCGCGGGCGACCTTGTGGACGGTGCGGAACAGGGCGGCCGCCTCGTCCTCCGTCACGTCCAGGATGGTCGGGGCCGGGCGCTTCAGCGCGACCAGCACATGGCCAGGGTTGACCTGCCCGGCGTCCATGAAGGCGAAGGTCTCCGCATCCTCGTACACCACGGCGCAGGGCAGCTCCCCGGCGATCAGGCGGCTGAAGATGGTCGGGCTGGACATGCTTCCCTCGCTCCTGATGGGCGCTCCTGGTGGGCGCTCTGGGCGGGCACAGCCGCGCGGGCTCGCTCACCGCCCGCGGGCGCGCTCCACCGCGTTGATGGCGGGGGTGGCGCGCAGGGCCGCCATGATGTTGGTCAGATGCTTGGCGTCCTTCACGTCGATGTCGATCAGCAACTCGAAGAAGTCGGTGTTGCGGCTGGTGATCTTCAGGTTCGTGATGTTGCCGCCGTTCTTGCCGATGACCGTGGACAGCGTGCCGAGCGAGCCCGGCTCGTTGTTGACCACCAGCGAGATGCGCCCGACATGCTCCTCCGGGCTGTCCGGCCCAATGTCCCAGGCGACGTCGATCCAGCGTTCCGGCGACTCGTGGAAGCTCTCCAGCGTCTCGCAGTCGATGGTGTGGATGGTCACGCCCTTGCCGGTGGTCACGATGCCGACGATGCGGTCGCCCGGCAGCGGGTGGCAGCAGCGGGCGTAATGGACCGCCATGCCCGGGATCAGGCCGCGGATCGGCAGCGGCGCGTTGTTGCCCTTGGCCTTCGGCTTGGGCTTCGGCACCGTGATGGTGTTCTTGTCGTCGCCTTCCTTGGGCGTCGCCACATGGGGCTTGTGGCCGGGGAAGACGGCGTGGAAGACCTCGCGGCCCGAATGCAGACCCGACCCGACGCTGGCCATCAGATCGTCGGCGCTTGGCTGCTGGAAGATCTTGATGACGCCTTCCAGCGCCTTTTCCGAGAACTCGTAGCCTTCCGACTTGAACTGCCGCTGCAGGATGGCGCGGCCCAGCTCGATGTACTGGGTGCGCTGCTGGGTGCGCAGGAACTTGCGGATGCGCGCCCGCGCCTTGCCGGTGACGACGAAGCGTTCCCAGCCCGGAACCGGGGTCTGGGCCTTGGACGTGATGATGTCGACCTGATCGCCGTTCTGCAGCTGCGTGCGCAGCGGCAGCATCCGTCCGTTGATCTTGGCGCCGACGCAATGGTCGCCGACCTCGGAATGGACCGCGTAGGCGAAGTCCACCGGGGTCGCCCCGCGCGGCAGCGCGATCAGGTCACCCTTCGGCGTGAAGCAGAAGACCTGATCCTGGAACAGCTCCAGCTTCGTGTGCTCCAGGAACTCCTCGGGCTTCTGGGCGTGCTCCAGGATGTCGAGAAGCTCGCGCAGCCAGCGGTACTCGCGCCCCTGCTGGGTGCGCGGCTCGCCCTGCTTGTAGGCCCAGTGGGCGGCGACGCCGAGTTCGCAGATCTCGTGCATGTCGCTGGTGCGGATCTGCACCTCAATCCGGTTGCGCTCCGGACCGATCACCCCGGTGTGGAGCGAGCGGTAGCCGTTGGGCTTGGGCGTCGAGATGTAGTCCTTGAAGCGCCCCGGAACGACCGGGTAGTGGGCGTGGATGACGCCCAGCGCCTGATAGCATTCCGGCACCGTGTCCACCATGATCCGGAAGGCCATGATGTCGGACAGCTGCTCGAAGCTGACGTTCTTGCGCTGCAGCTTGCGCCAGATCGAATAGGCGGTCTTCTCACGCCCGGTGACCCCGGCGTTGGGCAGCCCCTCCTCCGCCAGCGTGCCGCGGAGTTCCTGGATGATCCTCTGGACCCGGTTCTCGCCCTCGGTGCGCAGGCGGGAGAGCTGGGCCAGGATGCTGTCGCGGGCGTCCGGATTCAACTCCGCGAAGGAGAGATCCTCCAGCTCGTCCTTGACCTGATGCATGCCGATGCGTTCGGCGAGCGGCGCGTAGATCTCGATGGTTTCGCGGGCGATGCGCTTGCGCTTGTCCGGGTTCTTCAGATGGAACAGCGTGCGCATGTTGTGCAGCCGATCGGCCAGCTTGACCAGGAGGACGCGGATGTCCTCCGACATCGCCAGCACCAGCTTGCGGAAATTCTCGGCCTGCTTGGCCTGCTCGCTGTGCAGTTCCAGGCGCGACAGCTTGGTCACGCCGTCGACCAGACGGGCGATCTCCTTGCCGAAATGCTTCTCGATGTCCTCCAGCGTGGCGACCGTGTCTTCGACCGTGTCGTGCAGCAGCGCCGTCGCGATGGTCCCGGCGTCCAGCTTGAGCTGGGTCAGGATGCCGGCGACTTCCAGCGGGTGGAGGAAATAGGGATCGCCCGAGGCGCGGGTCTGCGAGCCGTGCGCCTTCATGGAAAAGACGTAGGCGCGGTTGAGCAACTCCTCGTCCGCCGAGGGGTCGTACGCCTTGACGCGTTCGACAAGCTCATATTGCCGGATCATGGCACCCGACCCGGCGCAGCGTGCGCCATGAAGTTTCGCAAACGATTGGTTGGTCGACGGAAAGGGGGGCCGTCGGCCCCCACAGCCGGTCGCTGTCGGTCAGCGTCAGAGATCCCCGTCGGCATCGCGGCCGACGACGTCGTCCTCGGTCTCGCCGAAGGCCGCCGCCGGGTCGCTCTCCATGTCGGACAGCAGGTCGTCGCCTTCGCCGACCTCCTCCGCCTCGCTCATCCCGTCCTCGTCCTCCAGCGACGTGTCGCCGCGGGCGGCCCAGTCGTGCTCGCCGGCCATCAGCTCGACGATCTCCTCCTCGGGCTCGTCCGGCTCGACATGCTTCTGGTGGCCCTTGATCAGGGCGTTCTTCAGATGATCCAGCATCACCGTCTCATCGGCGATCTCGCGCAGGGCAACGACCGGATTCTTGTCGTTGTCGCGATCGATCGACAGCGGGGCACCGGACGCGACCTCTCGCGCGCGCTGGGCCGCCATCATGACCAGTTCAAACCGGTTCGGAACCTTGAGGACGCAATCTTCGACGGTAACGCGAGCCATACCAAACCAACTCCGGGATCTGCGAAGGCATCCGAATATATTGATGCGTTCGCGCCTGCGCAAGCGCTTCGAGCCCTGTCGGGTGCGGCCGCCGTACCCCGCCCGCGGCGCGACCATGCCCGCGCTCCCCCTTGCTCGCGCGAAGACGACCTCCTACTTTACTTATCTGGTGAATCGCAATTTCGCGTATGCCTGACATATAATTCAATCCATCGTGGAAGGATTACGGAATTGGATCGGAATACGACTTTGCCGAAAGATGTTACGAAG
This genomic window contains:
- a CDS encoding HIT family protein — protein: MSSPTIFSRLIAGELPCAVVYEDAETFAFMDAGQVNPGHVLVALKRPAPTILDVTEDEAAALFRTVHKVARAVQAAFSPEGITLLQTNRPAGWQTVPHIHVHVVPRYENDGAELVWPRHDPPIEELKALAARIAAHHVVE
- a CDS encoding RelA/SpoT family protein produces the protein MIRQYELVERVKAYDPSADEELLNRAYVFSMKAHGSQTRASGDPYFLHPLEVAGILTQLKLDAGTIATALLHDTVEDTVATLEDIEKHFGKEIARLVDGVTKLSRLELHSEQAKQAENFRKLVLAMSEDIRVLLVKLADRLHNMRTLFHLKNPDKRKRIARETIEIYAPLAERIGMHQVKDELEDLSFAELNPDARDSILAQLSRLRTEGENRVQRIIQELRGTLAEEGLPNAGVTGREKTAYSIWRKLQRKNVSFEQLSDIMAFRIMVDTVPECYQALGVIHAHYPVVPGRFKDYISTPKPNGYRSLHTGVIGPERNRIEVQIRTSDMHEICELGVAAHWAYKQGEPRTQQGREYRWLRELLDILEHAQKPEEFLEHTKLELFQDQVFCFTPKGDLIALPRGATPVDFAYAVHSEVGDHCVGAKINGRMLPLRTQLQNGDQVDIITSKAQTPVPGWERFVVTGKARARIRKFLRTQQRTQYIELGRAILQRQFKSEGYEFSEKALEGVIKIFQQPSADDLMASVGSGLHSGREVFHAVFPGHKPHVATPKEGDDKNTITVPKPKPKAKGNNAPLPIRGLIPGMAVHYARCCHPLPGDRIVGIVTTGKGVTIHTIDCETLESFHESPERWIDVAWDIGPDSPEEHVGRISLVVNNEPGSLGTLSTVIGKNGGNITNLKITSRNTDFFELLIDIDVKDAKHLTNIMAALRATPAINAVERARGR
- the rpoZ gene encoding DNA-directed RNA polymerase subunit omega: MARVTVEDCVLKVPNRFELVMMAAQRAREVASGAPLSIDRDNDKNPVVALREIADETVMLDHLKNALIKGHQKHVEPDEPEEEIVELMAGEHDWAARGDTSLEDEDGMSEAEEVGEGDDLLSDMESDPAAAFGETEDDVVGRDADGDL